Proteins from one Aquila chrysaetos chrysaetos chromosome 5, bAquChr1.4, whole genome shotgun sequence genomic window:
- the CA12 gene encoding carbonic anhydrase 12 isoform X1, producing MSAKSFSTVTVATVLIFFLKIQLSMQAPLNGSKWSYIGPDGEKAWPKKYPFCGGVFQSPIDFHKDILQYDSNLLPLEFIGYNVPSTDQFTLTNNGHSVKMYLSPTMCIRNLPFEYTASQLHLHWGNRNKSEGSEHTVSGKHFAAELHVVHYNSEKYPDITAAMDKADGLAVLAVLLEIGPFNPSYEKIFRHFRNVKYKDQMVQVPGFNIRELLPDRLDEYYRYEGSLTTPPCYPSVLWTVFRHPVKISQEQLLALETAMYCTESDDPEPLEMVDNFRNVQEFHERLVFISFREGFVASVVIACILGVLIILAVAFWLLKRKSCKKGGEDNRGVIYKRGTYKEEEDISKL from the exons ATGTCAGCCAAGAGCTTCAGTACAGTCACAGTCGCTACTgtgcttattttcttcctaaagatACAACTCTCAATGCAAGCGCCGTTGAATG GGTCAAAATGGTCTTATATTG GTCCTGATGGAGAGAAGGCCTGGCCAAAGAAATACCCATTTTGTGGAGGAGTATTCCAATCGCCAATAGATTTCCACAAAGATATTCTCCAGTATGATTCTAATCTCTTGCCTTTAGAATTCATAGGCTATAATGTGCCCTCCACTGACCAGTTTACATTGACCAATAATGGTCATTCAG TGAAAATGTATCTGTCGCCTACTATGTGCATCAGAAACCTCCCTTTTGAATACACTGCGTCTCAACTTCACCTACACTGGGGCAACAGAAACAAGTCAGAAGGCTCAGAGCACACAGTCAGTGGGAAGCATTTTGCAGCAGAG CTGCATGTTGTACATTATAACTCTGAGAAATATCCAGATATAACAGCAGCAATGGACAAAGCGGATGGACTGGCGGTTTTGGCTGTTCTTCTTGAG ATTGGACCCTTCAACCCGTCCTACGAAAAGATCTTCAGGCACTTCCGGAATGTGAAATACAAAG ATCAGATGGTCCAAGTCCCTGGTTTCAATATTCGAGAACTGCTTCCTGACAGACTGGATGAGTATTATCGCTATGAAGGATCCCTGACAACTCCTCCTTGCTACCCTAGCGTTCTCTGGACAGTTTTCCGACACCCCGTTAAAATTTCACAAGAGCAG TTACTGGCACTGGAAACAGCCATGTACTGCACAGAGAGTGATGACCCAGAACCCCTGGAAATGGTTGATAACTTCCGAAACGTTCAGGAATTTCATGAAAGACTGGTTTTTATCTCCTTCCGTGAAG GTTTTGTTGCTTCTGTTGTGATAGCCTGCATTCTGGGAGTTCTCATCATTCTTGCAGTAGCCTTCTGGCtactgaagaggaaaag ctgCAAAAAGGGAGGCGAAGACAACAGGGGAGTCATCTACAAACGAGGCACGTACAAGGAGGAAGAAGACATCTCCAAACTTTGA
- the CA12 gene encoding carbonic anhydrase 12 isoform X2 encodes MSAKSFSTVTVATVLIFFLKIQLSMQAPLNGSKWSYIVKMYLSPTMCIRNLPFEYTASQLHLHWGNRNKSEGSEHTVSGKHFAAELHVVHYNSEKYPDITAAMDKADGLAVLAVLLEIGPFNPSYEKIFRHFRNVKYKDQMVQVPGFNIRELLPDRLDEYYRYEGSLTTPPCYPSVLWTVFRHPVKISQEQLLALETAMYCTESDDPEPLEMVDNFRNVQEFHERLVFISFREGFVASVVIACILGVLIILAVAFWLLKRKSCKKGGEDNRGVIYKRGTYKEEEDISKL; translated from the exons ATGTCAGCCAAGAGCTTCAGTACAGTCACAGTCGCTACTgtgcttattttcttcctaaagatACAACTCTCAATGCAAGCGCCGTTGAATG GGTCAAAATGGTCTTATATTG TGAAAATGTATCTGTCGCCTACTATGTGCATCAGAAACCTCCCTTTTGAATACACTGCGTCTCAACTTCACCTACACTGGGGCAACAGAAACAAGTCAGAAGGCTCAGAGCACACAGTCAGTGGGAAGCATTTTGCAGCAGAG CTGCATGTTGTACATTATAACTCTGAGAAATATCCAGATATAACAGCAGCAATGGACAAAGCGGATGGACTGGCGGTTTTGGCTGTTCTTCTTGAG ATTGGACCCTTCAACCCGTCCTACGAAAAGATCTTCAGGCACTTCCGGAATGTGAAATACAAAG ATCAGATGGTCCAAGTCCCTGGTTTCAATATTCGAGAACTGCTTCCTGACAGACTGGATGAGTATTATCGCTATGAAGGATCCCTGACAACTCCTCCTTGCTACCCTAGCGTTCTCTGGACAGTTTTCCGACACCCCGTTAAAATTTCACAAGAGCAG TTACTGGCACTGGAAACAGCCATGTACTGCACAGAGAGTGATGACCCAGAACCCCTGGAAATGGTTGATAACTTCCGAAACGTTCAGGAATTTCATGAAAGACTGGTTTTTATCTCCTTCCGTGAAG GTTTTGTTGCTTCTGTTGTGATAGCCTGCATTCTGGGAGTTCTCATCATTCTTGCAGTAGCCTTCTGGCtactgaagaggaaaag ctgCAAAAAGGGAGGCGAAGACAACAGGGGAGTCATCTACAAACGAGGCACGTACAAGGAGGAAGAAGACATCTCCAAACTTTGA